TTAGTTTAGAATGGGGGCATTTTTATAGATCTTGGAGTAAGCGCTCATCACTGTGAAAGGTTTTTTGAAAAGTAAAAGAGAGGGCTACTGATTCAATCAGTAGCCCTCTCTTCCGTTATGAGATGCATCAACAGTAGAGGAAAGAAGGGGTCAGACACGTACCTGACCCCTCCATCTCAACCATGCATCCCCCCAACTAACCAACTTTTAGCACGATGAAACCCCACAGGAATTTGAATAATCGTCGTTTTCTGTGCAGCTTCCAGTTCATAAATGTCATCACAACCATTGATATCAAAACCAAGCAGGGGATGACCGTTCATGCCAAGTGCGCTGGCTGATAACAATATTCGCTGAAGAAGCATCCCCGCTTCCATATGTTGTATGCGGTAGCCTCTGTAGCCAAGGTCTGCTTTGTGATACGTGCGATCTCCGACAATATGAAGGCAGATTGGAACTTGATGCAGATTAACGTTATGAAGGGACATTCCGGCTTGGAGGTCTAAACGAAAGTCACCCTCTTTAATGGTTAAAAGGGAATGTGAAGTAGGGTCATACCGATAAGCCCCGTTCGGTATGCCATCTACTTGATAAAAGCACCCGTAAAGAGAGACGCGTGACAATTGGTTTTCTTCCTTATCTAAATCGTTAGCGTACCGATAGGAATCGGTGCTTTCCTTCAAAAGGGAAGCTAGCTGAATCTGATCGATTCTTTGTCCGTTAAAATCCATTTCTGGTGAATAGCGATTCTGACAAACGTGAGCTAAATCTTTGGTTATCTCTTTTGCTTTAGGCAAAGCAATCTTTGATTTGTTTTCGAAGTTCTCTTCGCTTTTTTTAAGCCCCCGTATCAACCTGGTAGATTCAAGAAGCGTGGCATGATGAACCTGTGCGATTTCAGGAAACGGTAAGACGTTTTGAGAACGTTGGTAATGCGTTGTTTTGATTTTAGGAATTTCTTTAACCAACTCTGCTGCTGAGCATTCTCCAGGCGTCTCTTCATGCACAATATTATGCTCTGATAGCGGAATGACCGCGTAAGTACTTTCCTCCAGTTCTTCTAGCCCCAGTAAATGATTGATCGCTGAATCTAGAAATTGAAAATTGACTTCTGATGAAAAGGA
The sequence above is drawn from the Pseudalkalibacillus hwajinpoensis genome and encodes:
- a CDS encoding SagB family peptide dehydrogenase; protein product: MDLDLFLHQLHFRNDLVTPPNWEVDWDDAPLPFKIYRHLPEYALAHDVPFAIQESSFYPTPDLKTIGYFLWYVYGLSQISQTAFPSDKGGESTETMQSFRRFPPSGGGLYPSELYLYLKLDELPNGIYHYDVAHHRLLLLRKGYFDSYLNSALGSSSHLSSCFGAVIITTMFWKNFFKYNNFSYRLQGLDAGALIGQLLEVSKCFSFSSEVNFQFLDSAINHLLGLEELEESTYAVIPLSEHNIVHEETPGECSAAELVKEIPKIKTTHYQRSQNVLPFPEIAQVHHATLLESTRLIRGLKKSEENFENKSKIALPKAKEITKDLAHVCQNRYSPEMDFNGQRIDQIQLASLLKESTDSYRYANDLDKEENQLSRVSLYGCFYQVDGIPNGAYRYDPTSHSLLTIKEGDFRLDLQAGMSLHNVNLHQVPICLHIVGDRTYHKADLGYRGYRIQHMEAGMLLQRILLSASALGMNGHPLLGFDINGCDDIYELEAAQKTTIIQIPVGFHRAKSWLVGGMHG